A single Tenacibaculum sp. 190524A02b DNA region contains:
- the hutH gene encoding histidine ammonia-lyase, which translates to MFKYGIDRLTVDQVILIAKGELKAGITSEAKDKIQACRNKVEIMANSDKAVYGVNTGFGPLCDVQITPEETSKLQENLLITHAVGVGNPIDKMISKIMMICKVHALCQGFSGVRLELIERILYFIENDLLPIVPEQGSVGASGDLAPLSHLFLPLLGEGEFWKGTEIVKAEEVLKQHNLSSLQLEAKEGLGLINGTQFILAHAIVGLKKMEYLLDLADVAGAMSLEGFQGSASPFKEALHTIRPFKGNLKVAERMRMLLENSQNVENHFECERVQDPYSIRCMPQVHGASRNAYAHLKELAEIEMNSVTDNPIVLSETEAISGGNFHGQPLAMALDYASIAASELGNISDRRSYLLLEGKYGLPRLLTTAGGLNSGYMIPQYTTAALVTENKSLCFPPSADSVPTSLGQEDHVSMGSISSRKFNQILGNLEKIFAIEVMYAAQAMEFRRPNTFSKIIEKNFSLVRSKVAKLEEDRVLKDDINALVIMVKNQEFIVR; encoded by the coding sequence ATGTTTAAATACGGTATAGATAGACTTACAGTAGACCAAGTAATTTTAATAGCAAAAGGCGAATTAAAAGCGGGGATTACTTCTGAAGCAAAAGATAAAATACAAGCATGTAGAAATAAAGTTGAAATAATGGCCAATTCAGATAAGGCTGTTTATGGAGTTAATACAGGCTTTGGTCCTTTGTGCGACGTGCAAATTACACCAGAAGAAACGAGTAAACTTCAAGAGAATTTATTGATAACGCATGCAGTTGGTGTAGGAAACCCCATAGATAAAATGATCTCTAAAATCATGATGATTTGTAAAGTACATGCACTTTGTCAAGGATTTTCAGGAGTACGTTTAGAGTTAATAGAACGCATTCTTTATTTTATTGAAAATGATTTATTACCTATAGTTCCTGAGCAAGGTTCTGTTGGTGCATCAGGAGATTTAGCACCGCTATCACATTTATTTTTACCATTATTAGGAGAAGGAGAATTTTGGAAGGGAACAGAGATAGTAAAAGCAGAAGAAGTTTTAAAACAACATAATTTAAGCTCATTACAACTAGAAGCCAAAGAAGGTTTAGGGTTAATAAATGGAACACAATTTATTTTAGCACATGCTATAGTTGGTTTAAAAAAGATGGAATACTTACTAGATTTAGCTGATGTTGCTGGAGCTATGAGTTTAGAAGGTTTTCAAGGAAGCGCTTCACCATTTAAAGAAGCTTTACACACAATTCGCCCATTTAAAGGAAATTTAAAAGTAGCGGAACGTATGCGTATGTTATTGGAAAATTCTCAAAATGTAGAGAATCATTTTGAATGTGAGCGCGTACAAGATCCATATTCAATACGTTGTATGCCACAAGTTCATGGAGCTTCTAGAAATGCCTATGCGCATTTAAAAGAACTAGCAGAAATAGAAATGAATTCGGTAACGGATAATCCTATTGTATTAAGTGAAACGGAAGCTATTTCAGGAGGGAATTTTCACGGACAACCTTTAGCTATGGCACTAGACTATGCTTCTATAGCAGCTTCTGAATTAGGAAATATTTCTGACAGACGTTCTTATTTATTATTAGAGGGTAAATATGGTTTACCAAGATTGTTAACTACTGCTGGCGGTTTGAATTCAGGATACATGATTCCTCAATACACAACAGCAGCTTTGGTTACCGAAAATAAATCATTATGTTTTCCTCCTTCTGCAGATAGTGTACCTACTTCATTGGGGCAAGAAGACCATGTTTCGATGGGAAGTATCTCTAGTAGAAAGTTTAATCAAATATTAGGAAATTTAGAAAAAATATTTGCTATAGAAGTAATGTATGCAGCACAAGCAATGGAGTTTAGAAGGCCGAATACTTTTTCTAAAATTATAGAAAAGAACTTTAGTTTAGTTCGATCAAAAGTTGCTAAATTAGAGGAAGATAGAGTTTTAAAAGACGATATCAATGCATTAGTAATTATGGTTAAGAATCAAGAATTTATAGTTCGTTAA
- a CDS encoding urocanate hydratase — protein MTFKQQIKQGIPSVLPPKKEYDKTINHAPKRKEILSEEEKKLALKNALRYFDKQHHEELIPEFAEELEKYGRIYMYRFRPDYKMYARDIKEYPGKSSQAKAIMLMIQNNLDYAVAQHPHELITYGGNGAVFQNWAQYLLTMQYLSKMTDKQTLVMYSGHPMGLFPSHKDAPRVVVTNGMMIPNYSQPDDWEKFNALGVTQYGQMTAGSYMYIGPQGIVHGTTITVLNGFRKIKKSPKGGLFVTAGLGGMSGAQPKAGNIAGCITVCAEVNPKITQVRLDQGWIDEKITDLDTLVARVKLAQENKETVSLAYLGNVVEVWEKFAKNDIHIDLGSDQTSLHNPWAGGYYPVGTSFEDANTMMAENPVLFKEKVQESLRRHAAAVNKHTEKGTYFFDYGNAFLLEASRAGADVMNPNPTLGREFKYPSYVQDIMGPMCFDYGFGPFRWVCTSGNPEDLAKTDAIACKVLEKIMKKSPEEIQQQMADNIQWIKGAQENKLVVGSQARILYADAEGRIEIAKAFNKAIKKGKIGPVVLGRDHHDVSGTDSPYRETSNIYDGSRYTADMAIHNVIGDSFRGATWVSIHNGGGVGWGEVINGGFGMLLDGSKAASRRLESMLFWDVNNGIARRSWARNEEAVFAIKRAMESEKKLQVTLPNFVDDALLENV, from the coding sequence ATGACATTTAAACAACAAATAAAACAAGGAATTCCATCTGTATTGCCTCCAAAAAAAGAATACGATAAAACTATAAATCACGCACCTAAGCGTAAAGAAATTTTATCAGAAGAAGAGAAAAAATTAGCATTAAAAAATGCCTTACGCTATTTTGATAAGCAACATCATGAGGAGTTGATACCTGAATTTGCAGAAGAGTTGGAGAAATACGGACGTATTTATATGTACAGATTTCGTCCTGATTATAAAATGTATGCTAGAGATATTAAAGAATATCCAGGTAAATCATCACAAGCAAAAGCTATTATGCTAATGATTCAGAATAATCTGGATTATGCAGTAGCACAACATCCTCATGAATTAATTACCTATGGTGGTAATGGCGCTGTTTTTCAAAACTGGGCACAATACTTATTAACCATGCAGTATTTGTCTAAAATGACAGATAAGCAAACATTGGTAATGTATTCAGGACATCCAATGGGATTATTTCCTTCACATAAAGATGCACCAAGAGTGGTAGTAACTAACGGAATGATGATTCCTAATTATTCACAACCTGACGATTGGGAAAAATTTAATGCTTTAGGAGTTACTCAATATGGACAAATGACAGCTGGAAGTTATATGTATATTGGGCCACAAGGAATTGTGCACGGAACTACCATTACTGTATTAAATGGGTTTAGAAAAATAAAAAAATCACCAAAAGGAGGTTTATTTGTTACTGCTGGATTAGGAGGAATGAGTGGCGCACAACCAAAAGCTGGAAATATAGCAGGATGTATTACAGTTTGTGCTGAGGTAAATCCTAAAATTACACAAGTTCGTTTAGACCAAGGTTGGATAGATGAAAAAATTACTGATTTAGATACTTTAGTAGCTCGTGTTAAATTAGCACAAGAAAATAAAGAAACCGTTTCATTAGCGTATTTAGGAAATGTAGTTGAGGTTTGGGAGAAGTTTGCAAAAAATGATATTCATATTGATCTAGGGTCAGATCAAACGTCATTACATAATCCATGGGCTGGAGGATATTATCCCGTAGGTACTTCATTTGAGGATGCTAATACAATGATGGCTGAAAATCCAGTGCTTTTTAAAGAAAAAGTACAAGAGTCTTTACGACGTCATGCAGCTGCTGTAAATAAACATACAGAAAAAGGAACCTACTTTTTTGATTATGGAAATGCCTTTTTACTAGAAGCGAGTAGAGCAGGAGCGGATGTAATGAACCCTAATCCAACTTTAGGAAGAGAATTCAAATACCCAAGCTATGTACAGGACATTATGGGGCCAATGTGTTTTGATTATGGTTTTGGCCCTTTTAGATGGGTTTGTACCTCTGGAAATCCAGAAGATTTAGCTAAAACTGATGCAATAGCTTGTAAAGTCTTAGAAAAAATAATGAAGAAATCGCCAGAAGAGATTCAGCAACAAATGGCAGATAACATTCAATGGATAAAAGGAGCTCAGGAAAATAAATTAGTAGTTGGTTCACAAGCAAGAATTTTATATGCAGATGCAGAAGGAAGGATAGAAATAGCCAAAGCGTTTAATAAAGCGATTAAAAAAGGAAAAATTGGGCCAGTAGTTTTAGGCCGTGATCATCATGATGTTTCAGGAACTGACTCTCCTTATAGAGAAACATCAAATATTTATGATGGGTCTCGTTATACGGCAGATATGGCTATTCATAATGTTATAGGAGATAGTTTTAGAGGCGCAACTTGGGTGTCAATTCACAATGGAGGAGGCGTAGGCTGGGGAGAAGTTATTAATGGTGGATTTGGCATGCTTCTTGATGGTTCTAAGGCAGCATCACGTCGCTTAGAATCAATGCTTTTTTGGGATGTAAATAACGGAATAGCAAGACGAAGTTGGGCTAGAAATGAGGAAGCTGTTTTTGCTATTAAAAGAGCTATGGAATCTGAAAAGAAACTACAGGTAACACTTCCTAATTTTGTAGATGATGCGTTATTAGAAAATGTATAA
- a CDS encoding DUF4136 domain-containing protein produces the protein MKNSKLLLLPVLLLLVMSCSSIRVANDYDTQADFSKYKTFAFYKTGIDKAPISDLDKKRIMRAIEAELIAKGMKKSSSPDILVSLFTKSRERININDNNFGGFWYPWYYGPNPVTVSQYTEGTLFIDLLEADKKELVWQGIGTGALRMTNVERKEARIKEFVNKIMAQYPPDSQRR, from the coding sequence ATGAAAAATTCTAAATTACTTTTACTTCCGGTTCTACTACTTTTAGTAATGTCATGCAGCTCAATTAGAGTAGCTAATGATTATGATACACAAGCTGACTTTAGTAAGTATAAAACGTTTGCTTTTTATAAAACAGGAATAGATAAAGCACCTATTTCTGACTTAGACAAAAAACGTATTATGAGAGCTATTGAAGCCGAGCTGATTGCTAAAGGAATGAAAAAGTCTTCTTCACCTGATATTTTAGTAAGCTTATTTACAAAGTCAAGAGAACGAATTAATATCAATGATAATAATTTTGGAGGATTTTGGTATCCATGGTATTATGGACCAAACCCAGTAACAGTATCTCAATATACAGAAGGAACTTTATTTATTGATTTGTTAGAAGCTGATAAAAAAGAATTAGTTTGGCAAGGTATTGGTACTGGAGCATTACGAATGACTAATGTTGAACGTAAGGAAGCTAGAATTAAAGAATTCGTAAATAAAATTATGGCTCAGTACCCGCCTGATAGCCAAAGAAGATAA
- a CDS encoding lamin tail domain-containing protein yields MKQNYFLRIFSLLMLLNSFIFLNAQTLSSGDIAIIGVGVDNEEVLLVALKDIPANETVFFTDEEWGGTSFNSGEGFVQWTTTAINAGTTVTISFNSDSSTDGGTITNITGSLVLGNSGDGMYIYQTADNLYNGTPTILGFAGEDSGDAGTLTGTGLTLGTNAVYFGGDNGIYTGARTGGNQASYLSLIYDSANWTTSGSSQTFDTTLFSLSSDQAINFDTSSSTENETDTNFNTSIPVTLSNYTADVTISVSVNASSTAESGDYTLNTTSLTFTGNGTQNISLDINDDADMDNETVILDIAVTSGTANITTDTHTVTIQDDDLPEVMFSEIMYNTPTSGGTDDEWIEITNNSGGTITLTNWTIEYSGGTFTFPSAVINNGQYITIALGSNGDGTFNNDAPFPPDFNDLGVTNDAVKDTDNTNNLTNSSGTITLKNDSGTTIDTVFYDDGHVSSTDGNGDSYELINVNNNNSSTSSNWQGSIKDGGSPKRASGATWTGTTSNDWANSNNWLNDTNPSFSSDVLIPNTVTNYPTASSFIITNSITFEEGASLITSSFVNGTITYNRSLTTNWHLIASPVINETVEDIISNHSLATGSGSNVGLGFYNNSGANAWTYQTSTSTGTINEGTGMIIKLDAAGTVKFSGDFNKDPITIGLTTGDRTSFNLIGNSFTAYVNSTAFLNSISNAPTFSEQTVWLWDGTQYITRNLANPIEIAPAQGFFVKAAINNNVFLNPSMLSHQGTDTFMREEPKTNIELFVESNNVKKSTDLFYINNTTTTFDNGYDSSVFDGVSENFNIYTQLLSNPNNEIKKLAIQSLPNNNYENMVVPVGITSEAGKEITFSITTTNLPNTIEVYLEDRLNNVFTNLSKENYKVVVNGSTTDQFYIHTTSQKLGVDSFENSLENIRIYQSSKNELTVTGLSSKVNNIHVYSIVGKSISSIKTNGNNTTISLPRASTGVYLVEITSEVGKTSKKIIFE; encoded by the coding sequence ATGAAACAAAACTATTTTTTAAGGATATTTAGCCTTCTAATGCTCCTTAACTCATTTATTTTTTTAAATGCACAGACATTAAGCTCAGGGGATATAGCTATTATTGGAGTAGGTGTAGATAATGAAGAAGTATTACTTGTAGCTTTAAAAGATATACCTGCAAATGAAACCGTTTTTTTTACTGATGAAGAATGGGGAGGAACAAGTTTTAATTCTGGAGAAGGATTCGTTCAATGGACTACTACTGCTATAAATGCAGGAACTACTGTTACTATTTCTTTTAACTCAGACAGTTCTACTGATGGAGGTACAATCACCAACATTACTGGGTCTCTTGTTTTAGGGAATTCAGGCGATGGTATGTATATTTATCAAACTGCTGACAATCTTTACAATGGTACTCCAACAATTTTAGGATTTGCAGGAGAAGATAGTGGTGACGCTGGTACATTAACAGGAACTGGTCTTACACTTGGTACAAATGCTGTTTATTTTGGTGGAGATAATGGTATATATACTGGTGCTAGAACGGGAGGAAATCAAGCTAGTTATCTTTCTTTAATTTACGATAGTGCTAATTGGACTACCTCTGGAAGCTCACAAACTTTTGATACCACTTTATTTTCGCTTTCTTCTGATCAAGCTATTAATTTTGATACTTCTTCTAGTACCGAAAATGAAACTGACACAAACTTTAATACTTCAATACCTGTAACTTTATCTAATTATACAGCTGATGTTACTATTAGTGTTTCTGTGAATGCTAGTAGCACAGCTGAAAGCGGTGATTACACTTTAAACACTACCTCTTTAACTTTTACAGGTAATGGAACACAAAATATTTCATTAGATATTAATGATGATGCTGATATGGATAACGAAACTGTAATATTAGATATTGCTGTAACCTCTGGAACAGCTAATATAACAACTGATACACATACAGTAACTATTCAAGATGACGACCTTCCTGAGGTAATGTTTTCTGAAATTATGTATAATACGCCCACTTCAGGTGGTACTGATGATGAATGGATTGAAATTACAAATAACAGTGGAGGAACTATTACTTTAACAAACTGGACTATTGAATATAGCGGTGGTACTTTTACATTTCCTTCAGCAGTAATTAACAATGGCCAATATATTACCATTGCTCTTGGTAGTAATGGAGATGGTACTTTCAATAATGATGCACCTTTCCCTCCTGATTTTAATGATTTAGGCGTAACAAATGATGCTGTTAAAGACACTGACAATACGAATAATTTAACTAATTCATCTGGTACTATAACACTTAAAAATGATAGTGGAACTACTATAGATACTGTTTTTTATGATGATGGACACGTAAGTTCAACCGATGGAAATGGCGATTCTTACGAGCTTATAAACGTTAATAATAACAACTCTTCTACTAGCTCTAATTGGCAAGGTAGTATTAAAGATGGAGGATCTCCTAAAAGAGCTAGTGGTGCTACTTGGACTGGTACAACTAGTAATGATTGGGCTAATAGCAATAACTGGCTAAATGATACAAATCCTTCTTTCTCTAGTGATGTATTAATTCCTAATACAGTAACTAATTACCCTACTGCTTCAAGTTTTATTATTACTAATAGTATAACTTTTGAAGAAGGAGCATCGTTAATAACTAGTTCTTTTGTAAATGGAACAATTACTTACAACAGAAGCTTAACTACAAACTGGCATTTAATTGCTTCTCCTGTTATTAATGAAACTGTAGAAGATATTATTTCGAACCATAGTTTAGCTACAGGTTCTGGGTCTAATGTTGGTTTAGGGTTTTATAATAATAGTGGTGCTAATGCATGGACATACCAAACTAGTACATCAACAGGTACAATTAATGAAGGAACTGGTATGATTATCAAACTAGACGCTGCTGGCACTGTAAAATTTAGTGGAGACTTTAATAAAGACCCAATCACAATTGGCTTAACTACAGGAGACAGAACTAGTTTTAACTTAATTGGAAATTCTTTTACTGCGTATGTTAACTCTACTGCTTTCTTAAACAGTATTAGTAATGCACCTACATTTAGTGAACAAACGGTTTGGTTATGGGATGGTACACAATACATTACTAGAAACTTAGCCAATCCTATTGAGATAGCACCAGCACAAGGATTCTTTGTAAAAGCTGCTATTAATAACAATGTATTTTTAAATCCTTCAATGCTTTCTCATCAAGGTACTGATACTTTTATGAGAGAAGAACCTAAAACAAACATTGAATTATTTGTAGAGAGTAATAATGTAAAAAAGTCTACTGATTTATTTTACATAAATAACACTACTACTACGTTTGATAATGGATATGATAGTAGTGTATTTGATGGTGTTTCTGAGAACTTCAATATATATACTCAGTTATTATCTAATCCAAATAACGAAATTAAAAAGTTAGCTATTCAATCATTACCTAATAATAATTATGAAAACATGGTTGTTCCTGTTGGTATAACTTCAGAAGCAGGAAAAGAAATCACTTTTTCTATAACAACAACTAATCTACCTAATACTATAGAAGTTTATTTAGAAGATAGATTAAATAATGTATTTACTAACTTGTCTAAGGAAAATTATAAGGTAGTTGTTAATGGATCAACTACTGACCAATTTTATATCCACACTACCTCTCAAAAACTAGGGGTTGATTCTTTTGAGAATTCTTTAGAGAATATCCGTATTTATCAGTCTTCTAAAAATGAATTGACGGTTACTGGTTTATCTTCAAAAGTTAACAATATACATGTTTATTCTATAGTAGGTAAATCTATTAGCTCAATTAAAACTAATGGTAATAACACAACCATTTCTTTACCTAGAGCGTCAACTGGTGTATATTTAGTTGAAATTACTTCTGAAGTAGGTAAAACTAGTAAAAAAATAATTTTTGAATAA
- a CDS encoding response regulator transcription factor — MDSVIIIEDYNIILESYKKIINNSNDFKVIGTYTSCEDALKEICYLKPKYIIIDITLPGMNGIEGIRHIQSKLSNVSIIVVTVHENSKYVFEALCAGAVGYLTKTSGTKELVQALYQIKNGGAPMSINIARMVVESFQEKKFKELTSRENRVLTLLSEGKSYASIGHKLHLSVNTIKYHIRNIYEKLHVKNKAEAIELFYKK; from the coding sequence TTGGATAGTGTAATTATTATAGAGGATTACAATATAATCCTTGAATCATATAAAAAGATAATTAACAATTCTAATGACTTTAAGGTTATTGGGACTTATACTAGCTGTGAAGATGCATTAAAGGAAATATGCTATTTAAAGCCTAAGTATATTATTATCGATATTACCTTACCTGGTATGAATGGTATTGAAGGTATACGTCATATACAATCAAAACTTTCTAATGTTTCAATTATAGTGGTTACTGTACATGAAAATTCAAAATATGTTTTTGAAGCTTTATGTGCTGGTGCTGTAGGATATTTAACCAAAACTAGTGGTACTAAAGAATTAGTACAAGCTCTCTACCAAATAAAAAACGGTGGTGCTCCCATGAGTATTAATATAGCCAGAATGGTTGTAGAATCTTTTCAAGAAAAGAAATTTAAAGAGCTTACTAGTAGAGAAAATCGAGTTTTAACATTACTTTCTGAAGGGAAGAGTTATGCTTCTATTGGACACAAACTTCATTTAAGTGTAAATACTATTAAATACCATATTAGAAACATTTACGAAAAGCTACATGTAAAAAATAAGGCTGAGGCAATTGAGCTTTTTTATAAAAAATAA
- a CDS encoding ATP-binding protein, translated as MITYLSVIIQRAIVFIAFTFSFYSGAQVTYKHYTTKDGLPHDFTFLMYQDELGFLWIGTDDGLAKFNGKEFKVFNMSSGLKSNYVIDIAKYKKDTLAIATWKGGLHFLTKDSVLIPNIKGDLYTPIDNVYAMDNNIIATSRGHVYYKYEKENGLNFSKKHFVINIKKDNSASLKKTPNSVYNYSESKLINNNLYFFQGNFNGKLKGIYKYHSKKHLLNLVFPFFKDKHIDCFGSYNDSLFYASVKNNFYVFNHKKVIKKTTCNFSNIFGYAKSTFFEIFVVNDITSDSHIIYIHDLKSKKWTNFTQQIKTSFLVCDLLIDKDKNIWVTTNANGLFKLSYKNNFIKENIFKAKNILDIALGKDSTLFFLKHKSILAYHPNSRKTASIHNIYHESKFKQRYFNNFNIPTDTINNIKSKLLNYNFYPSPFYIKNLKKDTIKFNYNILHNSGIEINVEKILHQKNKTNNSLFIINDLAVINNEIWTATSNGLHVFSKKTLEYQKTITNQYITNETYIKKILYSKNIAWIILKSGLLKINLNTNTPKLYNENNGLASSKINAIFIDHRNDLWLATQTGFSMFKNNNFYNFQKSKAFPSSFTSSIIEDHNNQIWIAGNKGIIQIDNSSEFKPLPPPSLSINFEKNVFSITHTDYSELPINTQYKFNSNNEWTNLNAKEINIQNYTPANYQLQFRIKNAKSNWNYSKIYSFKIQKKWYKKTWLIILLSIVGVISISFFSLQQIRKVKRRNLKLKSAITKLTTVENELKTVRDNMARDFHDELGNKIAGISLLSDLIINDDGIKHSPAKKLASQIHKDSKDLFFGVKDFVWSIDSSSDHLKELIFYLTDFGEELFQKKEIIFLTQNKCVTNIKLPSYWNRQLLLLFKEAMTNSFKHSKANKVILFFATENNKLIIKLQDNGIGFNVENVKRKNGLLNMKKRAAQINGELTFNNSKGTIIEFIGTLT; from the coding sequence ATGATAACCTATTTATCAGTTATTATTCAAAGAGCTATAGTTTTTATAGCTTTTACATTTAGTTTTTACAGTGGTGCACAGGTAACGTATAAGCACTACACCACAAAAGATGGATTGCCTCACGATTTTACATTTCTAATGTATCAAGATGAATTAGGTTTTTTGTGGATAGGAACTGATGATGGGTTAGCTAAATTTAATGGGAAAGAATTTAAAGTTTTTAATATGTCTAGCGGGTTGAAATCAAACTATGTTATAGATATAGCAAAATACAAAAAAGACACTTTAGCAATAGCTACTTGGAAAGGAGGTCTACACTTTTTAACTAAAGACTCTGTTTTGATTCCTAATATTAAAGGAGATTTATATACTCCTATTGATAATGTGTATGCTATGGATAATAATATAATTGCTACTTCTAGAGGACATGTATATTATAAATACGAGAAAGAAAATGGACTTAATTTTAGTAAAAAACACTTTGTAATTAATATTAAAAAAGATAATTCCGCTAGTTTAAAAAAAACGCCTAATTCTGTATACAACTACAGCGAAAGTAAACTCATTAATAATAATCTGTATTTTTTTCAAGGAAATTTCAATGGAAAATTAAAAGGTATTTATAAATATCATTCTAAAAAACATTTATTAAACTTAGTATTTCCTTTTTTTAAGGATAAGCACATCGATTGTTTTGGTAGTTATAACGATTCTCTTTTCTATGCTTCGGTAAAAAATAATTTTTATGTATTCAATCATAAAAAAGTCATAAAAAAAACAACATGTAACTTCAGTAATATATTTGGATATGCTAAATCTACTTTTTTTGAAATATTCGTTGTAAATGATATTACATCTGATAGTCATATTATTTATATCCATGACTTAAAAAGTAAAAAATGGACTAACTTTACTCAACAAATAAAAACTTCTTTTTTAGTCTGTGATTTATTAATTGATAAGGATAAAAACATTTGGGTTACCACCAATGCTAATGGTTTATTTAAGTTATCGTATAAAAACAACTTTATTAAAGAAAATATATTTAAAGCTAAAAATATTTTAGACATTGCACTTGGAAAAGATAGTACGCTCTTCTTTTTGAAACATAAATCTATTCTTGCATATCACCCTAACTCTAGGAAAACAGCTTCTATTCATAATATTTATCATGAATCAAAATTTAAACAACGCTATTTTAATAATTTTAATATCCCAACAGATACAATTAATAATATTAAAAGTAAGCTTTTAAATTACAATTTTTATCCAAGTCCTTTTTATATTAAAAACTTAAAAAAAGATACCATTAAATTTAATTATAATATCTTACATAATAGTGGTATTGAAATTAATGTAGAAAAAATTTTACATCAAAAAAATAAAACTAATAATTCATTATTCATTATTAATGATTTAGCAGTAATAAATAACGAAATATGGACTGCTACTTCAAATGGTCTTCATGTTTTTTCAAAAAAAACACTTGAATATCAGAAAACCATAACTAACCAATATATCACTAATGAAACGTATATTAAAAAAATTCTGTATTCAAAAAATATTGCTTGGATTATACTAAAAAGTGGCTTACTTAAAATAAACCTCAACACAAATACCCCTAAACTTTACAATGAAAATAATGGTTTAGCTTCCTCTAAAATTAATGCTATTTTTATAGACCATAGAAATGATCTGTGGTTAGCTACACAAACCGGATTTTCTATGTTTAAAAACAATAATTTTTACAACTTTCAAAAATCCAAAGCCTTCCCATCTTCATTTACCTCTTCTATTATTGAAGACCATAACAACCAAATTTGGATAGCGGGTAATAAAGGTATTATCCAAATAGACAACTCTTCTGAATTTAAACCTCTACCTCCACCTAGTTTATCTATAAATTTTGAAAAAAATGTCTTTTCAATCACACATACTGACTATTCTGAACTTCCTATTAATACTCAATATAAATTCAACTCCAATAATGAATGGACTAACTTAAACGCAAAAGAAATTAATATTCAAAATTATACACCTGCCAATTATCAACTTCAATTTAGAATAAAAAACGCTAAAAGTAATTGGAACTACTCCAAAATTTATAGTTTCAAAATACAAAAAAAATGGTATAAAAAAACCTGGCTTATTATTTTATTATCCATTGTTGGAGTTATTAGTATTAGCTTTTTTTCTCTTCAACAAATTAGAAAAGTAAAAAGAAGAAATTTAAAACTAAAAAGTGCCATTACGAAACTAACTACTGTTGAGAATGAATTAAAAACAGTAAGAGATAATATGGCTAGAGATTTTCACGATGAATTAGGAAATAAAATAGCGGGTATTAGCCTTTTATCTGATTTGATAATAAATGATGACGGTATTAAGCACTCTCCTGCCAAAAAATTAGCTTCACAAATTCATAAAGATTCTAAAGATTTATTTTTTGGTGTTAAAGATTTTGTTTGGTCAATTGATTCTAGCAGTGATCATTTAAAGGAACTGATTTTTTATTTAACTGATTTTGGTGAAGAATTGTTTCAAAAAAAAGAAATTATATTCTTAACTCAAAATAAGTGTGTAACTAACATAAAACTGCCTAGTTATTGGAACAGACAACTTTTACTTTTATTTAAAGAAGCTATGACAAATAGTTTTAAGCATTCAAAGGCGAATAAAGTTATATTATTTTTTGCTACAGAGAATAACAAACTTATTATTAAACTACAAGATAATGGTATTGGTTTTAACGTTGAAAACGTTAAAAGAAAAAACGGATTGTTAAATATGAAAAAAAGAGCTGCACAAATAAATGGTGAATTAACCTTTAACAACTCAAAAGGAACAATAATTGAGTTTATTGGAACTTTAACATAA